The Dunckerocampus dactyliophorus isolate RoL2022-P2 chromosome 16, RoL_Ddac_1.1, whole genome shotgun sequence genome includes a window with the following:
- the LOC129169531 gene encoding uncharacterized protein LOC129169531 isoform X2, which yields MTPRQVLDHHFISMSHLWPHFAVSPHVRFCCGIMAVCESKALHGRTSGALQQKTSKMTHSVLHCLPSEKTNKKIGPCRIKNRVQSRQKKKTKAGVVERPNNFHKKLKTEAQHSCMSDHLYVKPLVDCSQPAQAPGRSSLTLSKLSKNARRPTCKKGAKGIANGGQKEASGRGTELNPNNR from the exons ATGACGCCTCGTCAGGTGCTGGATCATCACTTCATCAGCATGAGCCACCTATGGCCTCATTTTGCTGTCAGCCCTCA CGTCAGGTTTTGCTGCGGGATAATGGCGGTCTGTGAGAGCAAAGCACTTCACGGCAGGACGTCTGGAGCTTTGCAGCAGAAGACCTCAAAGATGACCCACTCTGTCCTGCACTGCCTTCCCTCAGAGAAGACTAACAAAAAAATTGGTCCATGTAGGATCAAGAACAGAGTCCAGTcaagacagaagaagaaaaccAAGGCTGGAGTGGTTGAACGACCGAATAATTTCCACAAAAAGCTAAAGACTGAAGCTCAACACAG TTGCATGTCCGACCACCTCTACGTGAAGCCTCTGGTGGACTGCAGTCAACCCGCCCAAGCTCCTGGTAGGAGCAGCCTCACTCTGTCCAAGCTCTCCAAGAACGCAAGGAGACCAACATGTAAAAAAGGAGCCAAGGGTATCGCTAACGGAGGACAAAAAGAAGCCTCAGGAAGAGGGACAGAACTGAATCCCAACAACAGATGA
- the LOC129169531 gene encoding homeodomain-interacting protein kinase 2-like isoform X1 — protein sequence MQMFVDMLKGMFHLDASQRMTPRQVLDHHFISMSHLWPHFAVSPHVRFCCGIMAVCESKALHGRTSGALQQKTSKMTHSVLHCLPSEKTNKKIGPCRIKNRVQSRQKKKTKAGVVERPNNFHKKLKTEAQHSCMSDHLYVKPLVDCSQPAQAPGRSSLTLSKLSKNARRPTCKKGAKGIANGGQKEASGRGTELNPNNR from the exons ATGCAGATGtttgtggacatgctgaagggaATGTTCCACCTAGATGCATCCCAGCGGATGACGCCTCGTCAGGTGCTGGATCATCACTTCATCAGCATGAGCCACCTATGGCCTCATTTTGCTGTCAGCCCTCA CGTCAGGTTTTGCTGCGGGATAATGGCGGTCTGTGAGAGCAAAGCACTTCACGGCAGGACGTCTGGAGCTTTGCAGCAGAAGACCTCAAAGATGACCCACTCTGTCCTGCACTGCCTTCCCTCAGAGAAGACTAACAAAAAAATTGGTCCATGTAGGATCAAGAACAGAGTCCAGTcaagacagaagaagaaaaccAAGGCTGGAGTGGTTGAACGACCGAATAATTTCCACAAAAAGCTAAAGACTGAAGCTCAACACAG TTGCATGTCCGACCACCTCTACGTGAAGCCTCTGGTGGACTGCAGTCAACCCGCCCAAGCTCCTGGTAGGAGCAGCCTCACTCTGTCCAAGCTCTCCAAGAACGCAAGGAGACCAACATGTAAAAAAGGAGCCAAGGGTATCGCTAACGGAGGACAAAAAGAAGCCTCAGGAAGAGGGACAGAACTGAATCCCAACAACAGATGA